A DNA window from Vicinamibacterales bacterium contains the following coding sequences:
- a CDS encoding PadR family transcriptional regulator: MTLHSSRAASRAELLHGTLDMLILRTLQWGPQHGYAIAQTIRIQSSDVLQVEAGSLYPALQRLAKKGWVTAKWGLTDASQRAKFYTITAEGKRQLAREESRWAELVDAIARVTRPAAAPGAGD; this comes from the coding sequence ATGACGCTCCACTCCTCCCGCGCCGCCTCCCGCGCCGAGCTCCTCCACGGCACCCTCGACATGCTGATCCTGCGAACCCTCCAGTGGGGACCGCAGCACGGCTACGCCATCGCCCAGACGATCAGGATCCAGTCGTCCGACGTCCTCCAAGTGGAGGCCGGCTCGTTGTATCCCGCCCTCCAGCGGCTGGCGAAAAAGGGCTGGGTGACGGCGAAGTGGGGCCTCACCGACGCGAGCCAGCGGGCGAAGTTCTACACGATCACGGCCGAAGGGAAGCGTCAGCTCGCCCGCGAGGAATCCCGTTGGGCCGAGCTCGTCGATGCCATCGCCCGAGTGACGCGCCCAGCCGCGGCCCCCGGCGCGGGAGACTGA
- a CDS encoding flavin reductase family protein yields the protein MHYATADRKAHLQHGLRHDPFKALVAPRPIGWISTVGPSGVVNLAPYSFFNAVGDQPPMVMFSSTGRKDSLRNIEATGEFTCSLATQALASEMNLSSATVDADVSEYALTGLAMAPSLVVAPPRVAASPAALECRLWKTLDLPSPPDRPQVVVFGEVVAIHIDDAFVADGRVDTAAMRPMARMGYMDYAVVTPETRVTLNRPDVAPDRRSAQVTPAPWDGTYR from the coding sequence ATGCACTACGCCACCGCCGATCGCAAGGCGCACTTGCAGCACGGGCTCCGGCACGATCCGTTCAAGGCGCTCGTGGCGCCGCGGCCCATCGGGTGGATCTCCACCGTGGGGCCGTCCGGCGTCGTGAACCTGGCGCCGTACAGCTTCTTCAACGCCGTCGGCGACCAGCCGCCCATGGTGATGTTCTCGTCCACCGGCCGCAAGGACTCGCTGCGCAACATCGAGGCGACCGGCGAGTTCACCTGCTCGCTCGCCACCCAGGCGCTCGCCAGCGAGATGAACCTCAGCTCGGCCACGGTGGACGCCGACGTGAGCGAGTACGCGCTGACGGGCCTTGCCATGGCCCCGTCGCTCGTCGTGGCGCCTCCCCGCGTGGCCGCGAGTCCGGCCGCGCTCGAGTGCCGGCTCTGGAAGACGCTGGATCTGCCGAGCCCGCCCGATCGCCCGCAGGTGGTGGTGTTCGGCGAGGTCGTGGCCATCCACATCGACGACGCGTTCGTCGCGGACGGGCGGGTGGACACGGCCGCGATGCGCCCCATGGCCCGGATGGGCTACATGGACTACGCCGTCGTCACGCCGGAGACGCGGGTCACGCTGAACCGGCCCGACGTGGCGCCCGACCGGCGCTCGGCGCAGGTCACGCCCGCTCCCTGGGACGGCACCTACCGCTGA